CAGGAGCGCAGCACCGACGGCTGCAGCGCCGAGAACGGTGACTCCGGGGGTGCCCGCGATGCGTCGGGCAAGCTGCGGGGCCACCAGAGCGATGAAGCCGATGGGCCCGGCTGCGGCGGTGACCAAGGCAGTCGTCGCGACACCGGTGATCATCAGTGCCAGGCGGGTACGCTCCACATTGATGCCCTGCGTGGTGGCTGCATCGTCGCCGAGTTCCATCTGTTTCAGCGCGGGCGCGAGCAGTGCAATCAGCACGATCACCAGAATGCCGATGGCCAGTACTGGGAGTAGGGACTGCCAGGTGACACGGTTGATTGATCCGGCCGACCAGAACCCGACCATCATCGCGTCCTCGACATCCGCTCGGGTGATCAGGTAGGCGTTGAGGGAACCGAGTGTGGCGGACACGCCGATTCCGACGATGATCAGGCGGAAGCTCTGCACCGACTTGTTCTTCCGTGCGAGCAGGAACACCAGGAACGCGGTCAGTACGCCTCCGATGATGGCGGCGAAGGCGATGTTCCAGTAGGCCGTTGAACCGATGACCAGCATGGTCAGTGTGACAGCAGTGAATGAACCCGCGTCGAACCCGATGATGTCCGGGGATCCCAGTGGGTTCCGGGTCATCGACTGGAAGACCGCCCCGCCGATGCCCAGGAGTGCGCCGAAGAAGACCGCGGAGATGGCGACGGGCATACGCCATTCCACGACCACGATGCGGTGGAAGCGTTCGCCGTTGCCGATGATGGCGTTGAAGACCTCGAGCGGGGAGAGAGGGTACTGGCCGATCCCGATGGCAACCAGTGCCAGGAGTGCGGCCGAGCCGATGAAGAGGCAGGCGACGACACCGGACCGGATATGCAGCCGGTGGTCGGTGAAGGGGGTGCGGACGGTCCTACTCAGGTATCCGAAATCGATTGACGTGTCCGTCGTCGTATTGTGCACGGGGGTTTTCACAGGCCGCTCGCATTCTTCCGCCTGACCAGCGCGATAAGAACCGGCGCACCGATGACTGCGGTCAGGATGCCGACTTCGATCTCACCCGGGCGGGCGATGATACGACCGAGGGTGTCAGCCAGAAGCACCATGACGGGGCCGCCGATCAGGCAGTAGAAGAACATCCAGCGTTGGTCCGGTCCCACGATCCACCTCACGACGTGGGGCACCATCAGGCCCACGAACCCGATACCGCCGGTGAGCGCTGTGGCGCCACCGGCGAGTACGGTGACGGCGAGGATGGTGAGGATCCGGGCCCGGACCACCTTGGTCCCGAGCGATGCAGCTAGGTCGTCACCCAGGGCGATGGAGTTCAGGTCGGTGGAGACAAGGATCGCCAGGATGACGCCGAGAAGGAGGAACGGCAGGACCGACTGAGCATCATTGAGGGACGTCCTGGCTACGGAACCCAGGTTCCAGTTGCGGATGGCCTCGAAAGTGTCGGGATCGATGAGCTGGAGGAAGCTGGTGACTCCCCCGAACACCGCGGCCAGTGCCACACCTGCCAGGACCAGGGTGGCCGGGTTGGCGCCGCGTGCGCCGCCGGCGAGACCGATGATGTACACCAGGATTGTTGTTGCGGCGGCGCCAATGAAAGCGAACCAGATGTACTGTGTGATTCCTGCGATGCCGAATACCCCGACCCCGACCGTTACGGCAAGTCCTGCGCCGGCATTGACACCCAGGATGCCGGAGTCGGCCAGCGGATTACGGGTGAGCGCCTGGATCAGTGCCCCGGAGAGCGCGAAGGCAGCACCCGTGACGATGGCGATCACCGTCCGGGGAAACCGCTGGTCCCAGACGATGTAGGATGCTTCGTTTTCCCCGCGGTGCCAGATGGCGTCCCAGACATCCGCGTAGGGGATCGGGTTGGCCCCGTGAGCGAGACTGGCGATGAATGCGCCGAGGAGGACAGCGAGCAGAGCCGCAAGGCCGACGGCACGTTTGGTGTACAACCCGGACGTTCCGGCGAGACTAACAGCGCCGTCCTCCGAGTCCTGTATTTCGGCGGCGGCATCCTGCCGTGTGTTCAGGGTGTGTGTCATGGGCACGTACAGGTCCCGAACCCAGCCGGAGACCACGTTCTTCCTTCTGATGGTCGACGCGGAACGGACCCATGTGAGGGTTCGCTTACCTGAGGGAGAATATCAGTAGGCTAGCCTCACCGTCAAGGTTCCCCGTCGCAGCTCTGTGCCGTGCGGAGGAGGCCGTGGTCGGGTTACTGGGGACGTGCCGGTTGCTCTACCTGGAGGAGGAATCGCGGGAGAACCTCCTGGCCGGGCAGGGCGGCGGTGATGTCCGCGGCGGCGCGGCGGCAGCTCTCATTGAGTTCGGCGACATCGGTCTCGGCGGGGATTCGCAACCGGATCTCGATGATCTCGGTCCCCCTGTCCTCGCTTGCCCGGTAACTGGCAGAGCGGACGTCGTCACGTTTCTCGAAGGTCTGGGCAACCGCGGACGCGACATCGGCGGGCGATGTACGGATCGTGCCGGTCGGTGCGGACGTCGGGGACGCGCTACGCCCGAGGCGTTTGCGCTCGATGTTGATTCCGACGAGCAGGAGACCGAGGAGACCGGTCACCACGGCGGCGATGACGAGAATGGTGTCGTAATTGTCGCGTGTGCTCAGCTCAGCCCAGAAGTCCTTGTTGACGTAGTCACCGATCCGCTGTGCGGGTGCGAGGTCGAGACGGAGCCCGATCATCCAGAAGGCGAGACCTCCGAAGACAAGGGCGAGCAGAAGTGTCACGATGCGGTCGAACGAGGCCTTTCCCCGGTTCATCGTCCTTCACCTCCCGAGGTGACCGTCACCTGGACACTCGGGGCAGGAACCAGGAGTGCAGAGAGTTCGGAAACGTGCGTGGAAACCCGTGCTCGGATCGTCTCGGCGGACTCCGGCGTGACCGCCGTGACGACCTTGACCGAGATCTTCTTCCGTGTCGTCACTGTGTGGGCTGAGAGTACACCTGGAACGCGCCGGGCTGTCGCAGTGGAGAGTCGAGCGACATCGACGGGGCGTGCGTAGAGTTCCGATCCGTCGCCGAAGGCCATGTGGGTACGTCGACGAGGCCGCACGGTCACGAGGAGAAAGAAGACGGCGACAAGGGCACACCCGATGCCGGCCCACAGCATCCACGATTCACTCTGGACGGTGGCGAACCAGTCGAAAACAGGTGGGAGCAGCTGGCTCCCCGAGACGGAGCCGTTGAGGACGAGTACGTCACGGACGATGACTGCCGTGAGGCCGAGCAGCACGATGCCCAGGACAATCGTCCACCCGCGTGCCAGCGGAGAGGCTGTCGGCTGAGGGGCGTGGGGAACCGGCTGTGGAGACTCCCCGGACCCCCCGGACCCCCCGGACCCCGCGGTCGTCGTGTCATCGGACAGGCTCAGGTCGGCGGCGAACCTGCCTGACGGTTCGGGTCGGTAACGCTCCGGATGCTGTGTTGTTGTCATCGCGGACTCCTGTCGTGGTCGCCGCTGGGCTTCCCGTCCTCACCGGAGTCGGCGGATCGCCAGCGACGGGAGGTGTCGACAGTCACCGGAATGCGGCGGTGCCTTCGGACGGCCGGGAAAATGGTCACCTCGAGCCCCTGGGGGGTGGGCACCGTGCGGGTCGGGAGGCCGCGCGGCGTCGGAACATCGCGTAGCAGCGGTCCGGTGGGGGTCGACACATCGTAGAGGATACGGAGCCCCCGTGATGGTGGCGGAGCTGTGACCGTCACGTGATCGATGATGATCGGTTCCAGGAGGCGTGGTTGAGCTGCACTGTGTGGTGACCGCGGGCGCATGACGGGTGTCGCTGGTGGAGTCACCGGGTGCCTCACCTCGGGCGGCGCGGGGGGCTGAACCGACGTGACACGGACCGGAGCCGGCAGTGACGGCTGCTGTGCCGCTCGAGGCGTCGGGGCAGAGACGTGCCTTGCGGGCTCCGGCCGACCTGCGGTCACCGGCATGAGCTGTCGCGACGTCACCGCCGGGGGGTGGACCGGCTGACGAGGCTGGGGCGTCGCGGGCACGGCGACCTCGGTGATCTGCCGGGTAACGGTCGGGGAGCACGCCCGCAGAGGTGTGGCGGAGACACGGGTGTACTCCGGGGTCCGGGGTGTTGCCGCCAGGCCGGCGACGGTGACTGTCTCGTCGGTTCCGGGAACGACGGCTGCGACATCCACGTTGACCGCCAGTACCGGCACACCGGTCGAGTGCTCGATCCATTCACCGACGGCTTCTCTCGTGACCTGCGCAACCGCGACGGTGGGGGCTGGCCAGGAGGTGGCGATCTGGATGTCAGCGACGGCGGCACTACCGCCGGGATCCATCTGCACGCTCACCCGGGGCAACCGACGGCCCGTGAACTGGCCGATGCCCGACGAATGCCGGACAACACCAGGAACGGAGAGGGCTGCCCGGGTGGCGATCTTCTCCAGTACCTTCATGTCGATGGAGGTGTGTGCACGCTGTTGCCGGTAGGCCTCGCTGCGGGGTAGTTCTTCAGCAGCACCGCTGCCGGCGAGGACCGCGGTATCTTCAGCAGGCGCGTCGATGTTGGGAGAGGACACGGGGAATCAGCCCCGTCCCCGACCGCTGCTGTTGAAGGCACGCCGAAGGTCGATGACACCCTCCACATGGGCGCCGACGGCGCCGCCGACTCCGCAGAGAACCAGCACAACGAGGAAACCGACCACGCCGTCCCAGAGGGCACCGACTGCCAGGAGGAATCCCAGCAGCACGCCAATGATTGTCGCGTACTTCATCATGACCTCACTATCAGTTGGATTTCTCGTCGGTACCGGTGTCCGAGAACCGTCGGGCACCGGGGAAACTGGTGGGGAGTCGCGACCGGACTGTGCGGTCGGCGTCCCGGACGAACTTACCTGCTGCCCGCATCACCCGACGGGTCTTCGGGGAGTGCGCGATGACCGCCCCCTTTGCCCGAAGGTCTTCCGTGCGCCGGAGCACTTCATCAGACGTCCGGCCGGCGAACTCGGTGGCCTGGCGGGCAACATCGTCGGGGATGAAGCCAGGAAGGCGGACACTCTCCATGCCACGGCGAATCGACGTCTGGCGTTGCCAGCGGGAGTCGAGCTCGCCCAGCGCCGCGATGAGCCGGGCATCCGAGCCACCGGTGTCGGGGTGGTTGTCGCGGATGACCTGACGGCGCTGACGGACGTAC
The genomic region above belongs to Corynebacterium glyciniphilum AJ 3170 and contains:
- a CDS encoding FecCD family ABC transporter permease — translated: MKTPVHNTTTDTSIDFGYLSRTVRTPFTDHRLHIRSGVVACLFIGSAALLALVAIGIGQYPLSPLEVFNAIIGNGERFHRIVVVEWRMPVAISAVFFGALLGIGGAVFQSMTRNPLGSPDIIGFDAGSFTAVTLTMLVIGSTAYWNIAFAAIIGGVLTAFLVFLLARKNKSVQSFRLIIVGIGVSATLGSLNAYLITRADVEDAMMVGFWSAGSINRVTWQSLLPVLAIGILVIVLIALLAPALKQMELGDDAATTQGINVERTRLALMITGVATTALVTAAAGPIGFIALVAPQLARRIAGTPGVTVLGAAAVGAALLTFAHFLSLVIAQFYRSIPVGLLTVSVGGIYMIWLLVREARKQYGPPKQTN
- a CDS encoding FecCD family ABC transporter permease gives rise to the protein MTHTLNTRQDAAAEIQDSEDGAVSLAGTSGLYTKRAVGLAALLAVLLGAFIASLAHGANPIPYADVWDAIWHRGENEASYIVWDQRFPRTVIAIVTGAAFALSGALIQALTRNPLADSGILGVNAGAGLAVTVGVGVFGIAGITQYIWFAFIGAAATTILVYIIGLAGGARGANPATLVLAGVALAAVFGGVTSFLQLIDPDTFEAIRNWNLGSVARTSLNDAQSVLPFLLLGVILAILVSTDLNSIALGDDLAASLGTKVVRARILTILAVTVLAGGATALTGGIGFVGLMVPHVVRWIVGPDQRWMFFYCLIGGPVMVLLADTLGRIIARPGEIEVGILTAVIGAPVLIALVRRKNASGL
- a CDS encoding Asp23/Gls24 family envelope stress response protein, which translates into the protein MTTTQHPERYRPEPSGRFAADLSLSDDTTTAGSGGSGGSGESPQPVPHAPQPTASPLARGWTIVLGIVLLGLTAVIVRDVLVLNGSVSGSQLLPPVFDWFATVQSESWMLWAGIGCALVAVFFLLVTVRPRRRTHMAFGDGSELYARPVDVARLSTATARRVPGVLSAHTVTTRKKISVKVVTAVTPESAETIRARVSTHVSELSALLVPAPSVQVTVTSGGEGR
- a CDS encoding Asp23/Gls24 family envelope stress response protein, coding for MSSPNIDAPAEDTAVLAGSGAAEELPRSEAYRQQRAHTSIDMKVLEKIATRAALSVPGVVRHSSGIGQFTGRRLPRVSVQMDPGGSAAVADIQIATSWPAPTVAVAQVTREAVGEWIEHSTGVPVLAVNVDVAAVVPGTDETVTVAGLAATPRTPEYTRVSATPLRACSPTVTRQITEVAVPATPQPRQPVHPPAVTSRQLMPVTAGRPEPARHVSAPTPRAAQQPSLPAPVRVTSVQPPAPPEVRHPVTPPATPVMRPRSPHSAAQPRLLEPIIIDHVTVTAPPPSRGLRILYDVSTPTGPLLRDVPTPRGLPTRTVPTPQGLEVTIFPAVRRHRRIPVTVDTSRRWRSADSGEDGKPSGDHDRSPR